One region of Flavobacterium sp. GSB-24 genomic DNA includes:
- a CDS encoding LacI family DNA-binding transcriptional regulator: protein MDKKYTIKDIAQMAGVSKGTVDRVLHNRGKVSPAALEKINEVLNVIDYEPNLIARNLKNTKVYRICVLLPDPEIDPYWLPCVNGIQDAAAEFKAYSVVIQTHYFNPESTKSFLKTHEAIIAQSPDAVLLAPLFHKETIEIIKQYDELGIMVNTFNNQVESSSIKSFVGQDLYKSGRVAASLMNLILPKGQIAIIHIDESLKNAVHMQEKEKGFRSYFDEKKLSDFSLLTLKLKYSNIETKFAAFIEEHPDLSGIFITTSKAYQIASILSTLENKKIALIGYDLIEKNVNFLNQGLVHFLIHQNQKRQAYLGISTLAEHFIFRKDIPETILLPIDIINVENASFYVS, encoded by the coding sequence ATGGATAAAAAGTACACAATTAAGGATATTGCGCAAATGGCTGGAGTTTCTAAAGGAACTGTAGATCGCGTACTGCATAATAGAGGAAAAGTTTCTCCTGCGGCGCTTGAAAAGATTAATGAAGTACTGAATGTCATTGATTATGAGCCCAACTTAATTGCTCGAAATTTAAAAAACACAAAGGTTTACCGCATTTGCGTTTTACTTCCAGATCCTGAAATTGATCCATATTGGCTTCCTTGCGTTAACGGAATTCAAGATGCTGCAGCGGAATTTAAAGCGTACAGTGTCGTAATTCAAACTCATTACTTTAATCCAGAAAGCACCAAATCTTTTTTAAAAACCCACGAGGCAATTATTGCTCAATCACCAGATGCTGTTTTGCTGGCTCCGTTGTTTCATAAAGAAACTATTGAAATCATCAAACAATATGATGAATTGGGAATTATGGTAAATACTTTTAATAACCAGGTAGAATCTTCTTCTATTAAAAGTTTCGTCGGACAGGATTTATACAAAAGCGGCCGTGTTGCTGCGAGTTTAATGAATTTGATTTTGCCTAAAGGCCAGATTGCGATTATTCATATTGATGAAAGTCTGAAGAATGCTGTTCACATGCAGGAAAAAGAAAAAGGTTTCAGAAGTTATTTTGATGAAAAAAAACTTTCTGATTTCTCTTTGCTTACACTGAAACTCAAATATTCTAATATCGAAACTAAGTTTGCTGCTTTTATAGAAGAGCATCCAGATTTAAGCGGTATTTTTATTACTACTTCTAAGGCTTATCAAATTGCCTCTATCCTATCTACTTTAGAAAATAAAAAAATAGCCTTAATTGGTTACGATTTAATTGAGAAAAATGTCAATTTTTTAAATCAGGGTCTTGTTCACTTTTTAATTCACCAGAATCAAAAAAGACAGGCTTATTTAGGAATCAGTACTTTGGCAGAACATTTTATATTTAGAAAAGATATCCCAGAAACAATTTTGCTTCCTATCGATATTATAAATGTCGAAAATGCTTCTTTTTATGTTAGCTAA
- a CDS encoding galactokinase family protein has product MRKITSLAPGRTCLFGDHQDYLGLPVIACAIDRNIKLIAKENQTESFVLNMIDINEIRVIDIHASFEKLEPRDYFASSLRVLRRYGCMPTTGYTITITGDIPINSGTSSSSALLMAWIRFLIEAFGIDHEVTPEFLSKLGYESEVLEHGEPGGMMDHFSIGVGNIVYINTKKPFSFDVIGTGLKGLITGVSGVPKETIGLIGELKGNALMAIDIVKQNYPDFDLNTSEIEDLDKYRNCLPDRLIPYFEAAIKNYHYTKEALKEFEKPVLDLQKIGALMNGHHEILRDLLKITVPRIDAMINAALKAGAYGAKIVGSGGGGSIVVIADPKKEDAVIEAILNAGAEEAYAVNVDPGVRIIDNIEI; this is encoded by the coding sequence GTGAGAAAAATTACTTCATTAGCTCCCGGCCGAACCTGTCTTTTTGGAGATCATCAAGATTATTTAGGACTGCCAGTTATAGCCTGCGCCATAGATCGAAATATTAAATTAATTGCTAAAGAAAATCAGACCGAATCGTTTGTTCTAAATATGATCGATATAAACGAAATTCGAGTAATAGATATTCATGCATCTTTCGAAAAATTAGAACCCAGAGATTATTTTGCATCCTCGCTGCGTGTTTTACGCAGATACGGCTGTATGCCTACAACTGGTTATACCATAACAATTACAGGAGATATTCCAATTAATTCTGGAACGTCGAGTTCATCAGCTTTATTAATGGCTTGGATTCGATTTTTGATTGAAGCTTTTGGAATCGATCACGAAGTTACGCCCGAATTCCTTTCTAAATTAGGATACGAATCGGAAGTTTTAGAACATGGAGAACCTGGCGGAATGATGGATCATTTTAGTATTGGCGTTGGAAATATCGTTTATATTAATACTAAAAAACCTTTTTCCTTCGATGTGATCGGAACTGGATTAAAAGGTTTAATAACAGGAGTTTCTGGAGTTCCCAAAGAAACAATTGGGTTAATTGGCGAGTTGAAAGGAAATGCTTTAATGGCAATTGATATCGTAAAACAAAACTATCCTGATTTTGATCTCAATACATCAGAAATCGAAGATTTGGATAAGTATAGAAATTGTCTTCCAGATCGTTTGATTCCCTATTTTGAAGCGGCTATTAAAAATTACCATTATACTAAAGAAGCATTAAAGGAATTCGAAAAACCAGTTTTAGATCTTCAGAAAATTGGTGCTTTAATGAATGGACATCATGAAATCTTGCGGGATCTGCTAAAAATTACAGTTCCAAGAATTGATGCAATGATTAATGCAGCCTTGAAGGCAGGAGCATACGGTGCAAAAATTGTAGGTTCTGGCGGCGGCGGAAGTATTGTAGTGATTGCAGATCCTAAAAAAGAAGATGCAGTAATAGAAGCAATATTAAACGCTGGGGCAGAAGAAGCTTACGCAGTAAATGTTGATCCTGGAGTACGAATTATTGATAATATTGAAATTTAA
- a CDS encoding sugar phosphate nucleotidyltransferase, with amino-acid sequence MHDNLVILAGGASSRMKKEAVLNNLSAEEIAQANERSKGLIGVGASGRPLLDYLLWNAKKAGYKNIYIIIGEQGELFKQFYGSQMENNDFHGLNISFAVQYIPEGRVKPFGTADALFQAVEQYPELNSQFYSVCNSDNLYSAAALRALRETESPNAFISYDRDAMEFPQERISRFAIAKLDENNQLLDILEKPSEDVLEQYKDSEGKIRVSMNAFKFNGKTLYTHLKNCPVHPERDEKELPTVLLNSVKENPNTTVGIPFSEHVPDLTAKEDIADVKAYLAKYYPDLNWNTKN; translated from the coding sequence ATGCACGACAATTTAGTGATTTTAGCAGGTGGAGCTTCTTCACGCATGAAAAAAGAAGCTGTATTAAATAATTTATCTGCTGAAGAAATAGCGCAGGCTAACGAAAGAAGTAAAGGTTTAATTGGAGTAGGAGCAAGCGGAAGGCCTCTTTTAGATTACCTTTTATGGAATGCAAAAAAAGCTGGTTACAAAAATATCTATATTATAATAGGTGAACAAGGAGAATTATTTAAACAGTTTTACGGAAGTCAAATGGAAAATAATGATTTTCACGGATTAAATATTTCGTTTGCTGTACAATATATTCCAGAAGGAAGAGTAAAACCTTTTGGAACTGCAGATGCACTGTTTCAGGCAGTAGAACAATATCCAGAGCTCAATTCTCAATTTTATTCAGTTTGTAATAGTGATAACTTATATTCGGCAGCAGCTCTTCGTGCTTTAAGAGAAACCGAAAGTCCGAATGCCTTTATTAGTTATGACCGAGATGCAATGGAATTTCCGCAGGAACGTATTTCGCGTTTTGCAATTGCAAAATTAGACGAGAATAATCAGCTTTTGGATATTTTGGAAAAACCTTCTGAAGATGTTTTGGAACAATACAAAGACAGCGAAGGAAAAATACGAGTAAGCATGAATGCTTTTAAGTTTAACGGCAAGACCTTATATACACATCTTAAAAATTGCCCTGTTCATCCAGAGCGTGACGAGAAGGAATTACCAACAGTACTTTTAAACTCAGTTAAAGAAAATCCGAATACAACGGTCGGAATTCCGTTTTCTGAGCATGTTCCAGACCTAACAGCCAAAGAAGATATTGCCGATGTAAAAGCGTATTTGGCAAAATATTACCCTGATTTAAATTGGAATACCAAAAATTAA
- a CDS encoding sugar MFS transporter, translating to MTNIQSTLLLEKKNTVVPMVILTLLFFILGFVTWLNGPLIPFFELACELTSSQAYFVTFAFYIAYFVMAVPSSYIIEKVGYKNGISLGLLIIAAGAFMFYPAAASRTFLFFLLALFVMGTGLAVLQTASNPYVVVIGPRESAAARISVLGIANKVAGFVAPLVLTVLVLSNMKDFTADKIALMDEVSKTNALNSLALQLQRPYLYMGLIITVLALLVKFSPLPEIDLDEEGNVSHLNIFKQIKNAFKHPQLVLGVITLMLYLSAEVLAGDSIGGFGKQLGVYGNNGDFYLKLTSFTMSAMVIGYVLGIVLIPKYVSQVTALKVSGILGIILVLTIVLISPKILVTLPRIPQIPLVILLVALLGLANALCWPAIWPMALQDLGGYTKIGSAILIMGIIGGAVFPLFYGMIIESVNAANLAKNMQNVSRSGNQVAYLILLPSYIMILFYAVKGHKYRKWNS from the coding sequence ATGACAAACATTCAAAGTACATTACTGTTAGAAAAAAAGAATACCGTTGTTCCAATGGTAATTTTAACCTTGCTATTCTTTATTCTAGGATTTGTAACCTGGCTGAACGGACCATTAATTCCGTTTTTTGAATTGGCTTGCGAACTAACTTCTTCTCAAGCCTACTTTGTGACTTTTGCATTTTATATTGCTTATTTTGTAATGGCAGTTCCTTCTTCTTATATTATTGAAAAAGTGGGGTATAAGAATGGAATTTCTTTAGGATTATTAATCATCGCTGCTGGAGCATTTATGTTTTATCCTGCTGCTGCAAGTCGAACATTTCTCTTCTTTTTATTAGCATTGTTTGTAATGGGAACTGGTTTAGCGGTTTTGCAGACAGCTTCAAATCCGTACGTTGTGGTAATTGGACCAAGAGAAAGCGCTGCGGCTAGAATCAGCGTTTTGGGTATTGCTAATAAAGTGGCAGGATTCGTAGCGCCACTTGTACTTACAGTTCTGGTTTTGTCTAATATGAAGGACTTTACGGCAGACAAAATTGCTTTAATGGATGAGGTGTCCAAAACAAATGCTTTAAATTCACTTGCATTGCAATTGCAAAGACCGTATCTTTATATGGGGTTGATTATAACAGTTTTAGCTTTGTTGGTAAAATTTTCTCCTTTGCCGGAAATTGATCTTGATGAAGAAGGAAATGTATCTCATTTAAACATTTTCAAACAAATAAAAAACGCATTTAAACATCCTCAGCTAGTTTTAGGAGTAATTACTTTAATGCTTTATTTATCAGCAGAAGTTTTAGCCGGAGATTCCATTGGAGGTTTTGGAAAACAGCTTGGAGTCTATGGTAATAATGGAGATTTTTATCTAAAATTAACTTCTTTTACCATGTCAGCAATGGTTATTGGATATGTACTTGGGATCGTTTTAATTCCTAAATATGTTTCGCAGGTTACAGCTTTAAAAGTCTCAGGAATTTTAGGAATTATACTGGTTTTGACAATTGTTTTGATTTCGCCAAAAATATTGGTTACTCTTCCTAGAATTCCACAAATACCATTGGTAATTCTTTTAGTAGCACTTTTAGGATTAGCAAATGCTTTGTGCTGGCCGGCAATCTGGCCAATGGCTTTGCAGGATTTGGGCGGTTATACAAAGATTGGAAGCGCCATTTTGATTATGGGAATTATCGGTGGAGCAGTTTTTCCATTATTTTATGGAATGATTATCGAAAGTGTGAATGCTGCAAATCTTGCAAAAAATATGCAAAACGTTTCTAGAAGCGGCAATCAGGTAGCTTATTTGATATTATTACCCTCTTATATAATGATTTTGTTTTATGCTGTAAAAGGGCATAAATACAGGAAATGGAATAGTTGA
- the nagB gene encoding glucosamine-6-phosphate deaminase: protein MLKSKIDKATGFEKRFENINTVVFENSTDASKEVAQEIAALIQSKQKEGKPCILGLATGSSPKGLYAELVRLHKEEGLSFKNVISFNLDEYYPMEPNSINSYVRFMKELLFDHVDILPENAHVPDGLLTKEQIADYCHEYEAKIEALGGIDLQILGIGGNGHIGFNESGSLQNSKTRLVALDHITRVAASKDFFGLNNTPRTAITLGVKKIMEAKRVILLAWGEGKANIVKKSVEDEVTNRVPASFLQEHNNAVFVLDKEASSKLTRINKPWLVEKIVWTDKLTRKAVLGLALDLKKPILMLTDADYIENGMSDLLADSGPAYDINIKIFNKLQNTITGWPGGKPNADDTNRPERAEPAKKRVLIFSPHPDDDIISMGGTFMRLQEQGHEVHVAYQTSGNIAVADDEALRFARFVIDYNEKFGIKSEEADNIYKKAETFLENKKNSEIDIPEVRYIKGLIRKGEARATSHFVGLPDSQIHFMELPFYETGTIEKKPIGPEDIQLTVDLIEKIKPHQIYAAGDLADPHGTHKVCLDAIFEAVKVLKPKEFMNDCWLWLYRGAWQEWGIDEVEMAVPMSPDQVLEKRHGIFKHQSQKDGVVFQGTDAREFWQRAEDRNRETAALYHQLGLATYAAMEAFVRWHY from the coding sequence ATGTTAAAAAGTAAAATCGACAAAGCAACAGGTTTCGAGAAAAGATTCGAAAACATTAATACAGTTGTTTTTGAAAACTCAACAGATGCTTCAAAAGAAGTAGCGCAAGAAATTGCAGCTTTAATTCAATCAAAACAAAAAGAAGGCAAACCTTGTATTTTAGGATTAGCAACTGGTTCTTCTCCAAAAGGGTTGTATGCAGAATTGGTTCGTCTGCATAAAGAAGAAGGTTTGAGTTTTAAAAACGTAATTAGTTTTAATTTGGATGAATATTATCCAATGGAGCCAAATTCAATCAATAGTTATGTTCGTTTTATGAAAGAGCTTTTGTTTGATCATGTCGATATTTTACCTGAAAACGCTCATGTTCCAGACGGACTTTTAACAAAAGAACAAATTGCAGATTACTGCCACGAATATGAAGCAAAAATCGAAGCTCTAGGTGGAATCGATTTACAGATTCTAGGAATTGGAGGTAACGGACACATCGGATTTAACGAGTCTGGCTCGCTTCAAAACTCTAAAACTCGTTTGGTTGCATTAGATCATATTACAAGAGTTGCGGCAAGTAAAGATTTCTTCGGTTTGAACAATACACCAAGAACTGCCATTACACTTGGAGTGAAAAAAATAATGGAAGCCAAAAGAGTAATCTTATTGGCTTGGGGAGAAGGAAAAGCAAACATTGTAAAAAAATCTGTTGAAGACGAAGTTACAAACCGAGTACCAGCGTCATTTTTGCAAGAACATAACAACGCAGTATTTGTTTTAGATAAAGAAGCTTCTTCTAAACTAACAAGAATTAACAAACCTTGGTTAGTTGAGAAAATTGTTTGGACAGATAAATTAACTCGTAAAGCTGTTTTGGGATTGGCATTAGATCTTAAAAAACCAATTTTAATGCTTACAGATGCAGATTACATCGAAAATGGTATGAGCGATTTATTAGCAGATTCTGGTCCAGCTTATGACATCAATATTAAGATTTTCAATAAATTACAAAATACAATTACGGGTTGGCCTGGCGGAAAACCAAATGCTGACGACACAAATCGTCCAGAAAGAGCAGAGCCGGCTAAAAAACGTGTATTAATTTTTAGTCCGCATCCAGATGACGATATTATCAGTATGGGAGGAACTTTCATGCGTCTGCAAGAGCAGGGGCACGAAGTACACGTAGCGTACCAAACATCTGGAAATATTGCAGTTGCAGATGATGAAGCACTTCGTTTTGCAAGATTCGTAATTGATTACAATGAAAAATTCGGAATCAAAAGTGAAGAGGCAGATAATATCTATAAAAAAGCAGAAACATTCTTAGAGAATAAAAAGAACAGTGAAATTGATATTCCTGAAGTTCGCTACATTAAAGGTCTAATTAGAAAAGGTGAGGCGAGAGCAACAAGTCATTTTGTTGGTCTGCCGGACAGCCAGATTCATTTTATGGAATTACCTTTCTATGAAACAGGAACAATTGAGAAAAAACCAATTGGACCAGAAGATATTCAATTGACTGTAGATTTAATCGAAAAAATTAAACCGCACCAAATTTATGCTGCTGGAGATTTAGCAGATCCGCACGGAACACATAAAGTTTGTTTAGATGCCATTTTTGAAGCTGTAAAAGTTTTAAAACCAAAAGAATTTATGAACGACTGCTGGTTATGGCTATACCGTGGAGCTTGGCAGGAATGGGGAATTGACGAAGTTGAAATGGCTGTTCCAATGAGTCCAGATCAGGTTTTAGAAAAACGTCACGGAATCTTCAAACACCAATCTCAAAAAGACGGAGTTGTTTTCCAAGGGACAGATGCAAGGGAGTTCTGGCAAAGAGCAGAAGACAGAAACCGCGAAACAGCAGCTTTGTATCACCAATTAGGTTTAGCAACTTATGCAGCGATGGAAGCTTTTGTGAGATGGCATTACTAA
- a CDS encoding DUF3820 family protein — MEQDKKLLIKLAHTKMPFGKYEGRFLIDLPEYYVVWYHNKGFPKGELGQQLQLIYELKLNGLEELIRNIKKQYPKP, encoded by the coding sequence ATGGAACAAGACAAAAAACTTCTCATCAAATTAGCACACACCAAAATGCCTTTCGGGAAATACGAAGGCAGATTTTTAATTGATCTTCCAGAATATTACGTCGTTTGGTATCATAATAAAGGTTTTCCAAAAGGAGAGCTTGGACAGCAGCTGCAATTGATTTACGAATTGAAATTGAATGGGTTAGAAGAATTAATTCGCAATATAAAGAAGCAATATCCAAAGCCATAA